A portion of the Pedobacter cryoconitis genome contains these proteins:
- a CDS encoding N-acetyltransferase, whose amino-acid sequence MNINDFIVQVALPEHRVFAEEICEEMAESAKARGTGIAKRSPEYVAGKMTEGKSVIAFHKDGSWAGFCYIETWSHGQFVANSGLVVSPKYRKMGLAHTIKYKIFELSRHKYPKAKIFGLTTGLAVMKINSDLGYEPVTYSELSQDEEFWKGCQSCVNFEILKSKDRKNCMCTAMLYDPATQKHDVAKKFAEELERKPKLYERFMRIKQRLVLKPKSSDDKGSLKSFLHQSVLFFK is encoded by the coding sequence ATGAATATAAACGATTTTATAGTGCAGGTTGCACTTCCTGAACATCGTGTTTTTGCAGAAGAAATCTGTGAAGAAATGGCTGAATCTGCTAAGGCACGAGGTACAGGTATCGCTAAACGCTCGCCTGAATATGTTGCAGGAAAGATGACTGAGGGTAAATCAGTTATTGCTTTTCATAAAGACGGCTCCTGGGCTGGGTTCTGTTATATTGAAACATGGAGCCATGGGCAATTTGTGGCTAATTCAGGTTTGGTAGTCAGTCCTAAATACAGAAAAATGGGGCTTGCACACACCATTAAATACAAAATCTTCGAATTATCGCGTCATAAATATCCTAAAGCAAAGATCTTTGGATTAACGACAGGGCTTGCCGTGATGAAAATTAACTCCGACCTGGGTTATGAACCTGTAACTTATTCAGAACTTTCACAAGATGAAGAATTCTGGAAAGGCTGTCAAAGCTGCGTGAACTTTGAGATCCTGAAAAGCAAAGACCGTAAAAACTGTATGTGTACAGCGATGCTTTACGACCCAGCAACGCAGAAACATGATGTAGCAAAGAAATTTGCCGAAGAATTAGAGCGCAAACCTAAATTATACGAACGTTTTATGCGCATCAAGCAAAGATTAGTGCTTAAGCCAAAATCATCAGATGACAAAGGAAGCTTAAAATCATTCTTACACCAATCAGTCCTATTTTTTAAATAA
- the argG gene encoding argininosuccinate synthase, whose amino-acid sequence MKKKVVLAFSGGLDTSFCCIHLAQDRGLEVHSVIVNTGGFSDEELQEIEKRAYALGVASHAVVDETANYYDGCIKYLVFGNVLKNATYPLSVSAERVSQATAIANYVKKIGADYVAHGSTGAGNDQVRFDMIFNIIIPNVEIITPIRDLKLSREAEIEYLSKHGVEYSAEKARYSINKGLWGTSVGGKETLTSNETLPEEAWPTQVSETKSRKIELTFEKGELVALDGEQLAPVKAIQKLQAIAQPYGIGRDIHVGDTIIGIKGRVGFEAAAPMVIIKAHHTLEKHTLTKWQLSWKEQLSSFYGNWLHEGQFHDPVMRNIETFLADTQSTVSGKVFVELLPYRFQIIGIESEHDLMSNKFGSYGEMNNAWSGEDVKGFSKIFGNQVMIWHKVNGNED is encoded by the coding sequence ATGAAAAAGAAAGTAGTTTTAGCTTTTAGCGGAGGTTTAGATACTTCATTTTGCTGTATTCACCTGGCACAGGACCGTGGACTGGAAGTTCATTCGGTTATTGTTAATACAGGTGGTTTCTCTGATGAAGAATTACAGGAAATCGAAAAAAGAGCTTATGCTTTAGGGGTGGCTTCTCATGCTGTAGTGGATGAAACTGCAAATTATTACGATGGCTGTATTAAATACCTGGTATTTGGTAATGTATTAAAAAATGCAACTTATCCACTTTCTGTAAGTGCTGAGCGCGTAAGCCAGGCTACTGCAATCGCAAATTATGTTAAAAAAATAGGTGCTGATTATGTAGCGCACGGTAGCACCGGAGCTGGTAACGATCAGGTACGTTTTGATATGATCTTTAATATTATCATTCCTAATGTAGAGATCATCACACCGATCAGAGATTTGAAATTATCCCGCGAAGCGGAAATAGAATATTTAAGTAAACACGGAGTTGAGTATAGTGCTGAAAAAGCAAGATATTCTATCAATAAAGGTTTATGGGGTACATCAGTAGGTGGGAAAGAAACCTTAACTTCTAACGAGACTTTACCAGAAGAAGCATGGCCAACACAGGTTTCTGAAACCAAGAGCCGCAAAATTGAGCTTACTTTTGAAAAAGGGGAATTGGTTGCTTTAGACGGTGAGCAATTAGCGCCAGTAAAAGCAATTCAGAAGTTACAGGCAATTGCACAACCTTATGGTATCGGCCGTGATATCCATGTTGGAGATACAATCATTGGAATTAAAGGCCGTGTAGGTTTTGAAGCTGCAGCACCAATGGTCATTATCAAAGCACACCACACCTTAGAAAAGCATACTTTAACTAAATGGCAGCTGTCATGGAAAGAGCAATTGTCTTCTTTTTATGGAAACTGGTTGCATGAAGGTCAATTCCATGATCCGGTTATGCGTAATATTGAGACTTTCCTTGCAGATACACAAAGTACAGTAAGCGGAAAAGTATTTGTAGAATTATTGCCTTACAGATTCCAGATTATCGGTATCGAGTCTGAGCACGATCTGATGAGCAATAAATTCGGCAGTTATGGAGAAATGAACAATGCATGGAGCGGTGAGGACGTTAAAGGATTCTCTAAAATATTTGGTAACCAGGTAATGATCTGGCATAAAGTGAACGGAAATGAAGATTAA
- the argH gene encoding argininosuccinate lyase, with product MKIWQKNIEVNKSIESFTVGQDRELDLQMAAFDVLGSLAHVEMLESIGLLTAAELAEIQKELKHIYAEIEAGEFKIEDTVEDVHSQVEWLLTQRIGEAGKKIHSGRSRNDQVLVDLKLFFRDRIEEMVGNSAVLFQQLITLSNTHKDKLLPGYTHLQIAMPSSFGLWFGAYAESLVDDMEMMLAAWKICNKNPLGSAAGYGSSFPLNRTMTTNLLGFENLNYNVVYAQMGRGKTERILAQAMSSVAATLAKMAMDVCLFINQNFGFIKFPDELTTGSSIMPHKKNPDVFELIRSRCNKIQALPNEIAMMTTNLPSGYHRDLQLLKENLFPSIVSLNECLEMTAYMLQHITLKDDILADKKYAYLFSVEVVNDLALKGVPFREAYQIVGETIENGTFVPGVQVNHTHEGSIGNLCNPEIEAMMETILDQFNFEKTKLAIQSLLA from the coding sequence ATGAAGATCTGGCAAAAAAATATAGAAGTAAATAAAAGTATTGAGAGTTTTACCGTAGGACAAGACAGGGAGCTGGATTTACAAATGGCGGCTTTTGACGTACTGGGTTCTCTGGCACATGTAGAAATGCTGGAAAGTATCGGTTTACTGACTGCTGCTGAGCTTGCTGAAATACAAAAGGAGCTGAAGCATATTTACGCTGAAATTGAAGCTGGAGAGTTTAAGATTGAAGATACAGTTGAAGATGTACACTCACAGGTGGAGTGGTTACTGACGCAGCGTATTGGTGAGGCGGGTAAGAAGATTCACAGCGGAAGATCACGTAATGACCAGGTTTTGGTAGACCTGAAATTGTTTTTCAGAGATAGAATTGAAGAAATGGTCGGTAATTCTGCAGTCTTGTTTCAACAGTTAATTACATTAAGCAATACGCATAAAGATAAATTGTTGCCGGGCTATACGCATTTGCAGATTGCAATGCCTTCTTCTTTTGGGCTCTGGTTCGGTGCTTATGCAGAAAGCTTAGTCGATGATATGGAAATGATGCTGGCAGCCTGGAAGATCTGTAATAAAAATCCTTTGGGTTCTGCTGCGGGCTATGGTTCTTCTTTTCCATTGAACAGAACGATGACTACCAATCTTTTAGGTTTTGAAAATCTGAATTATAATGTGGTTTATGCACAGATGGGCAGAGGGAAAACGGAAAGAATTCTGGCTCAGGCAATGTCTTCTGTAGCGGCTACCCTGGCCAAAATGGCGATGGATGTATGTTTGTTTATCAATCAGAACTTTGGTTTTATCAAATTTCCTGATGAATTGACTACCGGTTCAAGCATTATGCCACATAAAAAGAATCCGGATGTATTTGAGCTGATCCGTTCCAGATGTAATAAGATTCAGGCCTTGCCGAATGAGATTGCAATGATGACGACTAATCTTCCATCGGGTTATCACCGTGACCTGCAATTATTAAAAGAAAACCTTTTTCCTTCCATCGTTTCTTTAAATGAATGCCTGGAAATGACAGCATATATGTTACAGCATATCACGCTGAAGGATGATATATTGGCAGATAAGAAATATGCTTATTTATTTAGTGTAGAGGTGGTTAATGATTTGGCTTTAAAGGGTGTCCCTTTTAGAGAAGCTTACCAGATAGTAGGAGAGACGATTGAAAATGGTACCTTTGTACCAGGAGTTCAGGTAAATCACACGCACGAAGGCAGCATAGGTAATCTGTGCAATCCGGAAATTGAAGCGATGATGGAGACTATTCTCGACCAGTTTAATTTTGAAAAAACCAAGTTAGCTATTCAAAGTTTGCTAGCTTAA
- a CDS encoding alpha/beta fold hydrolase — translation MKRLNLLICALCFAALSFAQQKTVDSWTDGKFVTVNGAKLWVVTVGQGDPIIFIAGGPGGAHPGLRSFDPLADANHQLIYFDGFGRGKSDTAKVVSDYSLQRDIEDIEGLRKALKLAKVSLLGHSYGGLVAQGYAIKYPNNVSHLILANTFHSYVMWQENDDNSNHEIKTNYPEVWADLMKIREQGAVSSDAAHQEIYGKVPYGFLYAYNPGQFVSRGRKPYPNSMNTKLYYQMVGRDGDFYVGSDIGTFDFRKQLKDLKMPILVIGGRFDRVATPWMMVKYKEYCPQAQFVMFEKSGHNPQVEEPEKEFPIINEFLKK, via the coding sequence ATGAAAAGGCTCAATCTTTTAATCTGTGCGCTTTGCTTTGCCGCACTCTCTTTTGCTCAGCAAAAAACTGTAGATAGCTGGACTGATGGTAAATTTGTTACTGTCAACGGTGCTAAATTGTGGGTGGTTACCGTTGGTCAGGGTGATCCAATCATTTTTATCGCTGGTGGCCCTGGTGGCGCGCACCCGGGATTAAGAAGTTTTGATCCTTTGGCGGATGCGAATCATCAGCTCATTTATTTTGATGGGTTTGGCAGGGGAAAATCAGATACTGCTAAAGTAGTGTCGGATTATAGTCTGCAAAGAGATATTGAAGATATAGAAGGTCTAAGAAAGGCATTGAAACTGGCTAAAGTGTCTCTTTTAGGGCACTCTTATGGAGGACTGGTTGCACAAGGGTACGCGATTAAATATCCGAATAATGTGAGCCACTTGATTCTGGCCAATACTTTTCACAGTTACGTGATGTGGCAGGAGAATGATGACAATTCTAACCATGAGATCAAAACGAATTATCCGGAAGTCTGGGCAGACCTGATGAAGATCAGAGAACAGGGGGCTGTCTCAAGTGATGCAGCGCATCAGGAGATTTATGGTAAAGTTCCTTATGGATTTTTATACGCTTATAATCCTGGTCAGTTTGTTTCCAGAGGCAGAAAACCCTATCCAAACAGCATGAATACCAAGTTATACTATCAAATGGTAGGGAGAGACGGTGATTTTTATGTGGGAAGTGATATAGGGACTTTTGACTTCAGGAAACAGTTAAAGGATTTAAAGATGCCGATATTAGTAATTGGCGGTCGTTTCGACAGAGTGGCTACACCCTGGATGATGGTAAAGTATAAAGAATACTGTCCGCAGGCACAGTTTGTCATGTTTGAGAAATCGGGTCATAATCCACAGGTGGAAGAGCCTGAAAAAGAGTTTCCTATCATCAATGAGTTTCTTAAGAAATAA
- a CDS encoding M20 family metallo-hydrolase encodes MIETLQKDSLELLKNLISIQSFSKEEDKTADLIGQFLQERGIKIHRKLNNIWAYNQHFDANKPTVLLNSHHDTVKPNSGYTRDPYEPKIEDGKLYGLGSNDAGGCLVSLIATFLYFYAQEGLAYNICLATTAEEEISGNNGLECVIPELGELEFAIVGEPTEMQLAIAERGLLVLDCTVTGKAGHAAREEGDNAIYKALKDIEWFRNYRFAKISEVFGPLKMSVTIINAGSQHNVVPATCTFTVDVRVTDAYSNEEVLRIIRTNVDCDVKARSVRLKPSSIDKEHPLVQSGIALGRSTYGSPTTSDQALLSIPSVKVGPGDSARSHMADEYVFVKEIAEGIQLYIDMLKPVINGK; translated from the coding sequence ATGATAGAGACGCTGCAAAAAGATAGTTTGGAATTGTTGAAGAATCTGATCAGTATTCAATCTTTCAGTAAGGAAGAGGATAAAACTGCTGATCTGATCGGGCAATTTTTGCAGGAACGAGGAATTAAAATACACCGTAAACTGAATAATATCTGGGCTTACAATCAGCATTTTGATGCAAATAAGCCTACAGTACTATTAAATTCGCACCATGACACAGTTAAGCCAAACTCAGGTTATACCAGAGATCCTTATGAACCGAAAATAGAGGATGGAAAGCTGTACGGATTGGGAAGTAATGATGCAGGAGGCTGTCTGGTTTCTCTGATTGCTACTTTTCTGTATTTCTATGCACAAGAAGGCCTGGCTTACAATATTTGTTTAGCGACTACAGCCGAGGAAGAAATTTCAGGGAATAATGGACTGGAATGCGTAATTCCTGAGCTTGGAGAACTGGAGTTTGCCATTGTGGGTGAACCGACAGAAATGCAGCTTGCCATCGCAGAAAGAGGGTTATTAGTCTTAGATTGTACAGTTACCGGGAAAGCTGGCCACGCGGCAAGAGAAGAAGGCGACAATGCAATCTATAAAGCATTGAAAGATATTGAATGGTTTAGAAACTACCGTTTTGCAAAGATATCTGAAGTATTCGGACCTTTAAAAATGTCGGTAACCATCATCAATGCAGGTTCTCAGCACAATGTAGTACCGGCAACTTGTACATTTACGGTAGATGTAAGGGTTACTGATGCCTATAGCAATGAAGAGGTACTGCGGATTATCCGTACCAATGTAGATTGTGACGTCAAAGCACGCTCTGTCCGGTTAAAGCCTTCTTCAATTGATAAAGAACATCCACTGGTTCAGTCTGGTATTGCACTAGGAAGAAGTACTTATGGTTCACCAACCACTTCTGATCAGGCTTTATTAAGCATTCCTTCAGTAAAAGTTGGGCCTGGCGACTCTGCACGCTCACATATGGCGGACGAATATGTATTCGTTAAGGAGATTGCGGAAGGTATACAACTATACATTGATATGCTTAAACCGGTTATCAACGGGAAATAA
- the argC gene encoding N-acetyl-gamma-glutamyl-phosphate reductase, with protein sequence MKIKAGIVGGAGYTGGEMLRLLVNHDGVEIVFVHSNSNAGNLISAVHTDLLGDTELRFTDELSSAIDVLFLCVGHGDAKKFLAANPIAAGIKIIDLSQDFRLTEAAAQDWVYGLPELNRDRIKTANFIANPGCFATCIQLALLPLAANGLLKSEVHINATTGSTGAGQSLAATSHFSWRNNNLSVYKAFEHQHLNEIGQSLLQLDADFNQQLNFIPQRGDFTRGILAAVYLESDLSAEQAQALYEDYYSGHPFTHVSPKNIDLKQVVNTNKGLVHVEKHGNKLLIISIIDNLLKGASGQAVQNMNLMYGLDERQGLKLKAAAF encoded by the coding sequence ATGAAGATTAAAGCAGGTATAGTTGGCGGTGCCGGATATACCGGTGGTGAAATGCTGCGCCTGCTGGTTAATCATGATGGCGTAGAAATCGTATTTGTACATAGCAATAGTAATGCTGGAAACCTGATCTCAGCTGTTCACACTGATCTTTTAGGGGATACTGAGCTGCGTTTTACGGATGAACTTTCTTCTGCCATTGACGTGCTTTTTTTATGCGTAGGCCATGGTGATGCAAAGAAATTCCTGGCTGCAAACCCTATTGCAGCTGGTATTAAAATAATAGACCTGAGCCAGGATTTCAGATTAACTGAAGCCGCTGCTCAGGACTGGGTTTACGGTTTACCTGAATTAAACAGGGACCGTATCAAAACAGCGAACTTTATTGCAAACCCAGGTTGTTTTGCAACTTGCATCCAGCTGGCTTTATTGCCACTGGCAGCAAATGGGTTATTGAAAAGTGAAGTTCATATCAATGCAACGACTGGCTCAACAGGGGCAGGACAAAGTTTGGCGGCGACTTCTCATTTTAGCTGGCGTAACAATAATCTGTCTGTTTATAAAGCCTTTGAACATCAGCATCTGAATGAAATTGGACAAAGCCTTTTACAGCTGGATGCCGATTTTAATCAACAGCTGAACTTTATCCCGCAACGCGGCGATTTTACAAGAGGGATTCTTGCTGCGGTTTATCTGGAAAGCGATTTAAGCGCAGAACAGGCACAAGCTCTTTACGAAGATTATTACAGCGGACATCCTTTTACGCATGTCAGCCCAAAGAATATTGATCTTAAACAAGTGGTGAATACGAATAAGGGATTGGTACATGTAGAAAAACACGGCAATAAATTATTAATAATCAGCATAATAGATAATTTGTTAAAAGGAGCGAGCGGACAGGCGGTACAGAATATGAATTTGATGTATGGATTAGACGAACGGCAAGGATTGAAACTTAAAGCTGCTGCTTTTTAG
- the proC gene encoding pyrroline-5-carboxylate reductase, which produces MGQFTGKIAILGSGNIGISLAKGLVKANYVPAGAITLTRRTLSHLTGFANLGYQISADNAAAVAASDVIVLAVLPQQLNQLMEQISGAIDLKRHVVISVASGVSCAAIREKLGAQLEVIRAMPNTAIAIGQSMTCVAADHASAENIAEVTKMFETVGAVVKINEDLMTAATALCACGIAFFLRGIRAASQGGVEIGFHADEALKMAVQTAKGAADLLLQMQSHPEQEIDKVTSPKGCTIAGLNEMEHNGFSSSLIKGIKLSAIKAGALYTKE; this is translated from the coding sequence ATGGGACAATTTACAGGCAAGATAGCGATACTGGGCAGTGGTAATATTGGGATTTCACTAGCCAAAGGATTAGTTAAAGCAAATTACGTACCTGCTGGTGCGATTACTTTAACCAGAAGGACTTTAAGTCATTTAACAGGGTTTGCGAATCTTGGTTATCAGATCAGTGCTGATAATGCAGCTGCAGTAGCAGCGTCGGATGTGATTGTTCTGGCTGTTTTACCGCAGCAATTGAATCAGCTGATGGAACAGATTTCCGGTGCAATTGATCTCAAGCGTCATGTGGTAATTTCTGTGGCCTCAGGAGTGAGCTGTGCCGCAATCCGTGAGAAACTAGGAGCGCAATTAGAAGTTATTCGTGCCATGCCTAATACGGCTATCGCTATTGGCCAGTCTATGACCTGTGTGGCTGCAGATCATGCTTCGGCAGAAAACATAGCTGAAGTAACCAAAATGTTTGAGACTGTTGGTGCAGTAGTTAAAATTAATGAAGACCTGATGACTGCTGCAACTGCTTTGTGTGCTTGTGGTATTGCTTTCTTTTTAAGAGGTATCCGTGCGGCTTCGCAAGGCGGTGTAGAAATTGGCTTCCATGCAGATGAGGCGCTGAAAATGGCTGTTCAAACTGCAAAAGGTGCCGCAGATTTACTCTTGCAGATGCAATCGCATCCGGAGCAGGAAATTGATAAAGTAACTTCGCCAAAGGGATGTACTATTGCAGGCTTGAATGAAATGGAGCACAATGGGTTCAGTTCATCCCTGATTAAAGGCATTAAGCTTTCGGCTATAAAAGCCGGGGCATTATATACAAAAGAATAA
- a CDS encoding aspartate aminotransferase family protein encodes MNLFDVYPLNDIEIVKASGSAVWDANGQEYLDLYGGHAVISIGHTHPHYVKRLTDQLNKVGFYSNSVKIPLQVELAEKLGKVSGKTDFQLFLCNSGAEANENALKLASFYNGRKKVIAFKGAFHGRTSLAVSATDNPKIIAPVNSTDNIIFLPFNDEDALKQAFGFYGEEISSVIIEGIQGVGGIKEASVSFLQLIRTLCDQYNAVYIADSVQCGYGRTGLFYSHDYAGVNADVYTMAKGMGNGFPVAGISIAPKFTAWHSMLGTTFGGNHLACAAALAVLEVMEEDQLMENAAKIGDYLINELKKIEEIREVRGRGLMIGIELPEELSQVKKNLLFKQFIFTGEAKPNVIRLLPALNLTKAQADQFLENFKIAIKG; translated from the coding sequence ATGAACTTATTCGATGTATACCCTTTAAATGATATAGAAATTGTTAAAGCCTCTGGCAGTGCCGTATGGGACGCCAATGGGCAAGAATACCTTGATCTTTACGGCGGACATGCTGTAATTTCTATTGGTCATACGCATCCTCACTATGTAAAACGTTTGACAGACCAGTTGAATAAAGTAGGATTTTACTCTAATTCAGTGAAAATACCTTTGCAGGTGGAGCTTGCTGAAAAGCTGGGTAAAGTTTCAGGAAAGACTGATTTTCAGTTGTTCCTTTGTAATTCTGGCGCTGAGGCAAACGAAAATGCTTTAAAATTGGCTTCCTTCTATAATGGGAGAAAAAAAGTGATTGCTTTTAAAGGGGCTTTTCACGGCCGTACATCTTTAGCAGTTTCAGCAACAGATAATCCTAAAATTATTGCGCCAGTCAATAGTACAGACAATATCATTTTTCTTCCCTTTAATGATGAAGATGCCTTGAAACAGGCCTTCGGATTTTATGGAGAAGAGATCAGTTCGGTGATTATTGAAGGTATACAAGGTGTTGGTGGAATTAAAGAAGCTTCTGTAAGCTTCCTTCAGCTAATCCGCACTTTATGTGACCAATATAATGCGGTTTATATCGCTGATAGCGTTCAGTGTGGCTATGGCAGAACTGGTTTATTTTATTCTCATGATTATGCTGGCGTTAATGCTGATGTATATACCATGGCAAAAGGAATGGGAAATGGATTTCCTGTAGCGGGAATTTCTATTGCGCCTAAATTTACAGCGTGGCATTCTATGCTGGGCACTACTTTTGGCGGAAACCATTTGGCTTGCGCAGCTGCATTAGCTGTATTGGAAGTTATGGAAGAAGATCAGCTGATGGAAAATGCAGCGAAAATAGGTGATTATTTAATTAATGAACTTAAAAAGATCGAAGAAATCCGTGAAGTAAGAGGGCGCGGTTTAATGATCGGTATTGAGTTACCGGAAGAGCTTTCACAGGTTAAAAAGAACTTGCTGTTCAAGCAGTTTATCTTCACAGGAGAAGCCAAACCAAATGTGATCAGATTATTGCCTGCGCTTAATCTGACCAAAGCACAAGCAGATCAATTTTTAGAAAACTTTAAAATTGCTATAAAAGGATGA
- the argB gene encoding acetylglutamate kinase, which translates to MKQLTVIKIGGNVIDNSEKLHQFLVDFTALPGDKILIHGGGKIATELGTSLGIEPKLVDGRRITDIETLRVVTMVYGGLINKNMVAQLQARGCNAIGLSGADGNVIKAVKRPVKEIDFGFVGDLDEHSVSVTTLDSLLKSNLIPVLCAITHDGDSQLLNTNADTIASAVAVAMSSVYETRLVYCFEKKGVLRDVEDETSLVAEIRSEDFVRLQTEGIVSGGMIPKLHNAFEAIRQGVKAVYIGKADELPQIDTQGFGTRLID; encoded by the coding sequence ATGAAGCAGCTAACAGTTATAAAAATAGGTGGAAATGTAATTGATAACTCTGAGAAACTGCATCAGTTTCTCGTTGACTTTACAGCTTTGCCAGGAGATAAGATCCTGATCCATGGGGGCGGTAAGATTGCCACAGAATTAGGGACCTCACTGGGGATTGAGCCTAAACTGGTAGATGGCAGAAGAATTACAGATATTGAAACCTTGCGTGTAGTGACTATGGTCTACGGAGGGCTGATTAATAAAAATATGGTAGCGCAGTTACAAGCCAGAGGATGTAATGCGATTGGATTAAGTGGGGCAGATGGCAATGTGATTAAGGCAGTAAAACGTCCTGTCAAAGAAATAGACTTTGGTTTTGTAGGTGACCTGGACGAGCATTCTGTATCCGTAACGACATTGGATAGTTTACTTAAAAGTAACCTGATCCCTGTTTTATGTGCAATTACGCATGATGGCGATAGCCAGTTACTCAATACCAATGCAGATACGATCGCTTCGGCGGTTGCTGTCGCAATGTCTTCGGTTTATGAGACACGGCTGGTTTACTGTTTTGAGAAAAAGGGTGTTTTGCGTGACGTGGAGGATGAAACTTCGCTGGTTGCAGAGATCAGAAGTGAAGATTTTGTGCGCTTGCAAACTGAAGGAATAGTTTCAGGAGGGATGATCCCCAAACTACATAATGCATTTGAAGCCATCAGACAAGGGGTTAAAGCGGTCTATATTGGCAAAGCAGATGAATTACCACAGATAGATACACAGGGTTTTGGAACCCGGTTAATAGATTAA
- a CDS encoding acetylornithine carbamoyltransferase yields the protein MNQFTSVNDVEDIGQLVKDALALKSNPYADQQLGKNRTLGLVFLNPSLRTRLSTQKAAINLGMSVMVMNMDKEGWALETEDGVVMNGTTVEHIREAAAVMGQYCDILGLRSFPKLVNREEDYNEDFFNKFIKYCGVPVVSLESATRHPLQSLADLVTIKETWEGTTKPKVVLAWAPHIKALPQAVPNSFAEWMCKAQQEDMLDFTIVQPEGYELSEDFTPGAHITHNLQEALEDADYIYVKNWSSYKEYGKILPYPEGWMLNNELLKGTNDAKVMHCLPVRRDLELSSEVLDGPNSLVIHEAGNRLWAAQAVLKGLLQKLS from the coding sequence ATGAACCAGTTCACTTCAGTAAACGATGTTGAAGACATCGGCCAATTAGTAAAAGATGCCCTTGCTTTAAAGAGCAATCCTTATGCCGATCAGCAATTAGGAAAAAACAGGACGCTTGGACTTGTTTTTCTGAATCCAAGTTTGCGTACCCGCTTAAGTACCCAGAAAGCCGCTATTAACTTAGGAATGAGTGTAATGGTGATGAATATGGATAAGGAAGGATGGGCACTTGAAACTGAAGATGGGGTGGTCATGAATGGAACTACTGTAGAGCATATCCGCGAAGCAGCAGCAGTAATGGGGCAATATTGTGATATCCTGGGCTTACGTTCTTTTCCAAAACTGGTGAACAGGGAGGAAGATTACAATGAGGATTTCTTTAACAAGTTTATCAAATACTGCGGCGTTCCTGTAGTGAGTTTGGAAAGTGCAACCCGTCACCCTTTACAAAGTCTGGCAGATCTGGTAACGATTAAAGAAACCTGGGAAGGCACTACTAAACCTAAAGTTGTTTTGGCCTGGGCACCGCATATCAAGGCTTTGCCACAAGCCGTTCCTAATTCTTTTGCAGAATGGATGTGTAAAGCACAGCAGGAAGACATGCTTGATTTTACGATTGTTCAGCCTGAAGGTTATGAACTTTCCGAAGATTTTACACCTGGTGCGCACATTACGCATAACTTGCAGGAAGCATTGGAAGATGCAGATTATATTTATGTAAAAAACTGGTCTAGTTATAAAGAATACGGTAAAATCCTTCCTTATCCTGAAGGGTGGATGTTAAACAACGAACTTTTAAAAGGGACAAATGATGCGAAAGTAATGCATTGTTTACCTGTTAGAAGAGATCTGGAGCTTTCGTCTGAAGTATTGGACGGGCCAAATTCTTTAGTGATCCATGAAGCAGGAAATCGCTTATGGGCAGCACAGGCAGTTTTGAAAGGTCTGTTACAAAAGCTATCTTAG